GGGTACGGCTACATCGTCCAGGAGTACCGGGGGTCCCGGTACGGGTTCGGCTACCCCGCCTGCCCGGACCTGTCCGCCCACAGGGACGTCTTCGCGCTGCTGCGCCCGGAGGAGATCGGGGTGACCCTGACGGAGAGCATGGAGATGGTCCCCGAGCAGACCACCTCGGCGATCGTGGCGCACCACCCCCAGGCGAAATATTTCTCCGTATGACCGGATATAATGGGTCGCCGGAGGGAGGATCGGTGGGGAAATACATCTGCACGAACTGCGGCTACGTGTACGATCCCGCCGCCGGGGACCCCGACGGCGGGATCCCGCCCGGCACCCCCTTCGAAGCGCTCCCGGACGGGTGGATCTGCCCCATCTGCTACGTCACCAAATCGAGCTTCGACCCGATGGAGTAACCGATGCAGACGATCCTGGACCGGATGAGGGAGACCCCCCTGATCTTCGACGGGGCAATGGGGACGATGCTCTACGAACGGGGAGTGTTCCTCAACGCCTGCTTCGACGAGCTCTGCCTGTCGAACCCCAAGATCGTCCGCCAGATCCACCAGGAATACCTGGAGGCCGGGGCCGAGGTGATCGAAACGAACACCTTCGGCGCGAACCGGATCGCCCTGCGGGGATACGGGCTGGGGGACAGGGTGGAAGCGATCAACCGGGAGGGGGTCCGGATCGCCCGTGAGGTCGCCGGGGATTCCGCCTACGTCGCGGCGGCCGTGGGCCCCTGCATCCGGACGGGGCAGATCCTCCTGGAAGGGCACGCCGACGAGGTGGAAGCGTCCTTCGCCGAGCAGGTCGGTGCCCTGGCAGCCGAAGGGGTGGATCTCGTCGTGCTGGAGACCTTCACCGGGCTCTCCGAGCTTCTCCTCGCGGCGCGCGCGGCCCGGCGGTTCGGCCTGACGGTCCTGGCCTCCTTCATGGTGAACGACCGGGGGGAGACCGCCCTGGGAACCCTCGCGGAGAGCATGGCGGAATCCCTTTCCGCGAATGCGGACGTGGACGCCGTGGGGATCAACTGCGGGACCGGTCCCGTCGGAGTGTTCGACGCCCTTCCCTCCGTCCTCTCCGCCACCACCAAGCCGGTCGTGGTGATGCCGAACGCCGGATTCCCCCGGGACGTGGGCGGACGGATGATCTACCTCACCAGTCCGGAGTACTTCACCGAGTACGCGAAGAAATATATCGAACTGGGGGTGCGCGGTGTCGGGGGATGCTGCGGCACCACGCCGGCCCACATCCGGATGGCCGCCCGGGCCATCAAGACGCTGTCCGGGGTAAAGCGGCATATCGAGGTCCGCCCCGTGGCGCGGGAAGAGATCCGGGTCGAGCAGGTCCCCACCCGGGAGAAATCCCGGCTGGCGCGCAAGCTCTGCGACGGGGAGAAGGTCACTTCGGTGGAGATCGTCCCCCCCCGTTCCTCCGACATGTCGGACATGCTCGCGAAAGTCCGCCGGTGCGCCGAGGCTGGGGTGGACGCGATCAACATGCCCGACGGGCCCAGGGCCAGCGCCCGGGTCTCCCCGATGATTTCCGCCCTGACCATCCTGCGGGAGGTCGGGATCGAGCCGATCCTCCACTACTGCTGCCGGGACCGCAACCTGATCGGAATGCAGTCGGACCTGCTGGGAGGCTACGCGGTAGGGCTGGCGAATTTCCTGATCATCACGGGGGACCCCCCGAAGCTGGGGGACTACCCGGAGGCGACCGGCGTGTTCGACGTGGACGCCATCGGCCTGACCCGGGTGGCCTCCAACCTGAACCGGGGCTACGACATCGGGGGAAACCCGATCTCCCCCCCTACGGGCCTGCTGATCGGCGTGGGGGCCAACCCCTGCGCGGTGGAGATGGAGCGGGAGATCGAGCGGTACTACCGAAAAATCGACGCGGGGGCGGAGTTCGCGATCACCCAGCCGGTGTTCGACGCGGAAGCGCTCTTCCGCTTCCTCGACCGGGTGGAAGGAGCCTCCCGCCGCATCCCGGTGATCGCGGGGGTCTGGCCGCTGGCCAGCTTCAAGAACGCCGAGTTCATGAACAACGAGGTCCCCGGGGTGGTGGTTCCGCGGGAGATCCTCGACCGGATGGCGCGCTGCCGGACCCGGGAGGAGGGCCACCGGACCGGGATCGAGATCGCCCGGGAGACGATCGAGCGGATCCTGCCCCGCGTGAGCGGGCTCCAGGTAAGCGCCCCGTTCGGCAAGGTGGAGACCGCCCTCGCCGTGCTGGGAAAGTCGGCGGTGGAAATTCCCCGCGACGGTTGACATCGGTCCGACCCGTCCCTATAAATGTCCTATGGCGGAAGAGTCCGAACTGAAATTTTCCGAGGATCATCTCTGGGTCCTGGAGATGGGGGAGACCGGCCGGATCGGCCTCTCCGAGTATGCGGAGGAGCAGCTCGGCGAGATCCTCTCGGTCACCCTGATCGAGCCCGGGAAGGTCGTCGAGCCCGGAGATCCGGTGGGGGAGCTGGAGTCGCAGAAGACCGTCGTCGAGCTGCTCTCCCCGGTGTCGGGAACCGTGCGGGCAGTGAACGAGAACGTCCTGGAAGATCCCTCGCTCATCAACGTCGACCCGTACGGGAAAGGGTGGCTCATCGAGGCGGAAATCCACGACCCCGAGGAACTGGAGGGGTTGATGAGCCACGAAGAGTACGACATCTTCATCGAAAACTGATTCCTCCGCAGCGCAAGGACACGAGCCCCATGGAAGAAACATCCATTCCCATCCCCTCCGATCCGCCCGCCGGCAGGCGGAGGTTCCTCTCCGTCGCGATGGGGGCGGTGACCGCGGTCTTTTCCGCCTCGCTCCTCTATCCCCTCTTCCGGTTCCTCTGGCCGCCCCGGAACAAGCCCGGGGGGAGGGACCACGTGGGGATTCCGCTCGAGGAGATGCTGGTGGGGCAGTCCCGGGTCGTCGCCATCGAGGGGGAGCCGGTCCTGGTGATCCGGGAGCAGAACCGGGTGGTCGCCCTCTCGGCCGTCTGCACCCACCTCGGCTGTCTCGTGAAATACAAGGGGGAGGGAGTGATCGACTGCCCCTGTCACGAGTCGATCTTCGACATGAGCGGGAACGTGCGGAGAGGGGTCGCGCCGCGCCCCCTGGCCTCCTACACGGTCCGGACCGTGGGCGGGCAGATCGTGGTGGGATCATGACGGACCGGCCGGGAGAACGGGAGGCGATGGACGGGCCGAAGCGGGACGCGGAGGCGGCGGAGCGGAAGGAGTTCGAGAAGCGCACCGTACTGCGGGAGATGTTCAACCTCTTCTCGCTGGTGGGCTTCCTCTACGGGGCGCTCGACGAGCGCCTCCCCTTCCCCGAGGCGGTGAAGCGGCAGATGGACAAGCCGGTCGGCTTCTACCGGACGCGGCTGGAGAACAACCTGCTGGCCTGCCTCGGCGGGATCGCCTTCATCCTCTACCTGGTCCTGGTCGTGACCGGTTTGCTCCTGCTGATGTATTACCGCCCGACGACGGCGGAGGCCTACCGGAGCGTCGTCGAGATCACGAACCAGGTTCCCTACGGATGGCTGATCCGGGGAATGCACCTGTGGGGGGCGAACCTGATGATCGCGACGGTGTTCCTCCACATGATGCGGGTCTTCTTCACGGCCGCCTATCACCCCCCCCGCGACATCACCTGGGTGAACGGGATGCTGCTGCTGCTCTTCACCCTGGCGTTCGGCTTTTCGGGATACCTTCTCCCGTGGGACCAGATCTCCTACTGGGCCACCACGGTCGGCACGGACAGCATGTCGGCGATCCCCGTCGTCGGGGACACGCTGAAATATTTCGTCCGGGGGGGGGACGTCGTCGGCCAGCTCGCCCTCACACGAACTTTTGCGTTCCACGTCGTGATCCTCCCGGCGCTCATGCTCCTGTTCCTGGTCCTTCATTTCCTGATGATCCGGCGGCAGGGTATCGCCGATCCGCTATAGGAGCCGGACCCGATGGAACGATCCGACAAGTCCCCTCCGGAGACGCCGGGAGCCCGCTTCCGGTTCGGGAGCGAGCCGTTCTTCCCGAACCACTTCCTCCGCCAGATGATCCAGGCGGCGGTCGTTCTCGCCCTGCTCGTGCTGCTCTCCTCGCTCGCGCCGCCCCCGACGATCCCCAAGGCGGATCCGTTCGACACCCCCGAGTATGTGAAGCCCTCCTGGTACTTCCTCGGCGCATACCAGTTCCTGAAGGTGTCCGAGATGCTCGCCTTCCTCGGGCCCTGGGCGCCGAAGGTGTTCGGCGTCCTCGCCCAGGGTCTCGGGGCGATGGTGCTCTGGTTCCTGCCGTTCTGGGACCGCAATCCCGAGAGGCATCCCTCCCGCAGGCCGGTGGCGATCCGTGCGGGGATCGCCGTGGTCTTCCTCTTCCTGATCATGACGGTCTGGGGATTCTTTTCGTGACTCGGGGGTTCCGGTTCGCGGGAAGGCTCGCGCTTGCGCTGCTTCCGGCCGCGCTGTGGCTGTCGCATCCGGCCGCTGCGACGGCCCAGGGGGGGGTGAACCAGTGCTTCTCCTGCCACGACCGGCTCGGGGGAAGGCTAGGGAGCCCGGCCAAGGAGCACCTCACCAGCGTGCACCGGGAGGCGGGGGTCACCTGCGTCACCTGCCACGGGGGAAATCCCCTGCTTCCCGGCGAGGAGGGGATGTCTCCCCGGCACGGGTTCCGGGGAAAGCCGAAGCACCGGGAGATCCCGCAGTTCTGCGCCGGCTGCCATTCCGACATCTCCCGGATGCGCCAGTACAACCTGACGACCGACCAGTTCGCCGAGTACAAGACCAGCGTGCACGGCAGGCTCCTCTACGGAAAGAACGACCCCCGGACGGCGGTCTGCACCTCCTGCCACGGGAAGCACGACATCCGCAGGAAGAGCGACCCGCAATCGCCGGTCTTCCGTTCCAACGTGCCCGCGACCTGCGGCAAGTGCCACGCGGACAGCGAGATGATGAAGCCCTACGGGATCCCGGTCAGCCAGCTCGAGGATTTCCGGAACGGGGTCCACGGCCGGATCCTGGCCGGGAAGATCCCGGGGAAGAACCCCTCCATCGCGCCGAACTGCGCGACCTGTCACGGGGTCCACGGCGCCACGCCGCCCGGGGTCGCGGAGATCGCCAACGTCTGCGGAAACTGCCACGGGGTCGTGGCGGGCTACTTCCGGGAGGGTCCCCATTTCCGGGCGATCCAGGAGGCGGGGGAGCCCCGCTGCGTGTCCTGCCATGGAAACCACTCCAACCGGAACCCCTCGCTCAAGGTCCTTTCGG
This Deltaproteobacteria bacterium GWC2_65_14 DNA region includes the following protein-coding sequences:
- a CDS encoding rubredoxin, which translates into the protein MGKYICTNCGYVYDPAAGDPDGGIPPGTPFEALPDGWICPICYVTKSSFDPME
- a CDS encoding bifunctional homocysteine S-methyltransferase/methylenetetrahydrofolate reductase, translated to MQTILDRMRETPLIFDGAMGTMLYERGVFLNACFDELCLSNPKIVRQIHQEYLEAGAEVIETNTFGANRIALRGYGLGDRVEAINREGVRIAREVAGDSAYVAAAVGPCIRTGQILLEGHADEVEASFAEQVGALAAEGVDLVVLETFTGLSELLLAARAARRFGLTVLASFMVNDRGETALGTLAESMAESLSANADVDAVGINCGTGPVGVFDALPSVLSATTKPVVVMPNAGFPRDVGGRMIYLTSPEYFTEYAKKYIELGVRGVGGCCGTTPAHIRMAARAIKTLSGVKRHIEVRPVAREEIRVEQVPTREKSRLARKLCDGEKVTSVEIVPPRSSDMSDMLAKVRRCAEAGVDAINMPDGPRASARVSPMISALTILREVGIEPILHYCCRDRNLIGMQSDLLGGYAVGLANFLIITGDPPKLGDYPEATGVFDVDAIGLTRVASNLNRGYDIGGNPISPPTGLLIGVGANPCAVEMEREIERYYRKIDAGAEFAITQPVFDAEALFRFLDRVEGASRRIPVIAGVWPLASFKNAEFMNNEVPGVVVPREILDRMARCRTREEGHRTGIEIARETIERILPRVSGLQVSAPFGKVETALAVLGKSAVEIPRDG